A window of Luteitalea sp. contains these coding sequences:
- a CDS encoding 4-hydroxy-3-methylbut-2-enyl diphosphate reductase: MPSLIFRKGLDLKHAVADALADDYHSALVDRIKQNGFHHQSGRLVVHLAREFGFCYGVDRAVDYAYQARKKFEDRRVYLTGEIIHNPQVNGRLRAAGIRFLTDPGESAERLGRDDVVILPAFGVTVTDLEYLQSRGCTLVDTTCGSVLNVWKNVTRYAREGFTAIIHGKVKHEETRATASQALKYPSGRYLVVLNEAQAGAACQYIRHGGDRSGFLSRFSAAASPGFDPDRDLVRVGLANQTTMLMSESLAIAEMFRDAMRDRYGEPALPDHYRHFDTICSATQERQDAIVELLSEHPLDLMLVLGGYNSSNTCNLARLCAERVPTFHVAEPRCLVSDDEIRHRPVPPLGRPPQAARETVERGWLPSTGRVRVGLTAGASTPNSIIGETVERLATLTGRADRPPHVKDVNR, from the coding sequence GTGCCGTCGCTGATTTTCCGCAAGGGACTCGATCTCAAGCACGCCGTCGCCGATGCCCTCGCCGACGACTACCACAGTGCCCTGGTCGATCGGATCAAGCAGAACGGCTTCCACCACCAGTCGGGCCGGTTGGTCGTCCACCTCGCGCGTGAGTTTGGTTTCTGCTACGGCGTCGATCGAGCCGTCGACTACGCGTACCAAGCGCGCAAGAAGTTCGAGGACCGCCGCGTGTACCTCACGGGTGAGATCATTCACAATCCCCAGGTCAACGGGCGGCTTCGAGCGGCGGGTATTCGCTTCCTGACCGACCCTGGCGAATCGGCCGAGAGGCTCGGCCGGGACGATGTCGTCATTCTGCCGGCGTTTGGTGTGACCGTCACCGATCTCGAATACCTGCAGAGCCGCGGCTGCACGCTCGTCGACACCACGTGCGGCTCCGTGCTCAACGTCTGGAAGAACGTCACACGCTACGCGCGTGAAGGCTTCACGGCCATCATTCACGGCAAGGTAAAGCACGAAGAGACGCGCGCAACCGCGTCGCAGGCACTGAAGTACCCCAGCGGCCGTTATCTCGTAGTGCTCAACGAGGCTCAGGCAGGCGCGGCGTGCCAGTACATCCGGCACGGAGGGGATCGATCCGGCTTCCTGTCACGGTTCAGTGCCGCAGCGTCACCCGGCTTCGATCCGGATCGCGATCTCGTGCGCGTCGGATTGGCCAACCAAACGACGATGTTGATGTCCGAGTCGTTGGCGATCGCCGAGATGTTCCGCGACGCCATGCGGGACCGATACGGCGAGCCGGCGCTCCCCGACCACTACCGTCACTTCGACACCATCTGCAGCGCCACGCAGGAACGACAGGACGCCATCGTCGAGCTGTTGAGCGAGCATCCGCTCGATCTCATGCTCGTCTTGGGCGGTTATAACAGCAGCAACACCTGCAACCTCGCGCGCCTCTGCGCGGAGCGCGTTCCCACCTTCCACGTTGCCGAGCCGCGGTGCCTGGTCTCGGACGACGAGATCCGCCACCGGCCGGTGCCTCCGTTGGGCCGACCGCCGCAGGCCGCGCGCGAGACGGTGGAGCGAGGGTGGCTGCCGTCAACCGGGCGCGTTCGTGTCGGTTTGACCGCCGGCGCATCGACGCCCAACAGCATCATTGGCGAGACGGTCGAGCGGCTGGCGACGCTCACAGGGCGAGCCGATCGGCCCCCTCACGTTAAGGATGTAAACCGCTAA
- a CDS encoding periplasmic heavy metal sensor produces MPRRWIISFLLIVAFVVGAPRLAVELKAGCALPEHPAAGALEEKQARKWWRWDLCQAEIGLTDKQSDKLEGIFQSLLPDLHRLKEDLDQRETHLSTLLVEGTKEAKVREAIDHVEESRSELGRTRALMLYRMYKVLSPDQRRKLKAFWERREKEQESSQDPPSARRQL; encoded by the coding sequence ATGCCGCGCCGTTGGATCATCTCATTTCTGCTCATCGTTGCGTTCGTTGTTGGCGCCCCACGTCTGGCGGTGGAGCTGAAGGCGGGCTGTGCCCTGCCTGAGCATCCCGCTGCGGGAGCGCTCGAGGAAAAGCAGGCACGCAAGTGGTGGCGATGGGACCTCTGTCAGGCAGAAATCGGTCTCACCGACAAGCAATCTGACAAGCTCGAAGGGATTTTTCAGAGCCTCTTGCCGGATCTGCACCGCCTGAAGGAGGACCTCGATCAACGCGAGACCCATCTCTCGACCTTACTCGTCGAGGGAACGAAAGAGGCCAAGGTACGCGAGGCGATCGATCACGTCGAGGAATCGAGGAGCGAGCTGGGTCGCACCCGCGCGCTGATGCTCTATCGGATGTACAAGGTCCTCAGCCCCGACCAACGCCGAAAGCTCAAGGCGTTCTGGGAACGCCGCGAGAAGGAACAAGAGAGCTCCCAGGATCCCCCCAGCGCTCGGAGGCAGCTGTGA
- a CDS encoding efflux RND transporter periplasmic adaptor subunit, producing MRAKKAGIRHRTVMRKFLIAFALFVAVAAGVFFYSRSGAPASERQPTGGRGGRMGGERPTPTVELGAVTRGEISANLTVVGNLVGAQTVDVGPKVSGRLEAVDVRIGDSVRRGQRLALVEDRELQEQVRQQESAYEVAQATIRQREADLGVAESNARRSRSLFERKILAQQALEDAEAAAQSARAQLDLARAQYSQAGSRLEELRITLANTRVVSPVHGFVGKRYLDPGVQVSPAGPIVSVVDISLVRLVVNLVERDLRRVQPGVPAVVQVDAYPGEAFKGRVARLAPVLDPATRTAQMEVEVPNSDSRLKPGMYARVSLQTAHSQDALVVPRNAVVDQEGRRGVFLVNERTARFTEIRTGIEEPQRVEVVSGLSEGQQVVTTGAAGLRHGDAVQVADQRSGNGTSRAENRPTARKPRSED from the coding sequence ATGAGGGCCAAGAAGGCCGGTATAAGACATAGAACCGTCATGCGGAAGTTTCTCATCGCCTTCGCGCTCTTCGTCGCGGTGGCAGCAGGCGTCTTCTTCTATAGCCGCTCTGGCGCTCCTGCATCGGAGCGCCAACCGACGGGGGGGCGCGGCGGGAGGATGGGCGGCGAGCGTCCCACCCCGACCGTCGAGCTGGGAGCCGTCACGCGTGGCGAGATCAGCGCCAACTTGACCGTCGTCGGCAACCTGGTTGGCGCGCAGACCGTCGACGTCGGGCCGAAGGTAAGCGGCCGCCTAGAGGCTGTGGACGTCCGTATCGGCGATTCTGTGCGGCGCGGTCAGCGCTTGGCGCTCGTCGAGGACCGCGAGCTGCAAGAGCAGGTGCGACAGCAGGAGTCGGCCTACGAGGTGGCCCAGGCCACGATTCGGCAACGCGAGGCGGACCTGGGCGTCGCGGAATCGAACGCGCGGCGGTCGCGCAGTTTGTTCGAGCGCAAGATTCTCGCCCAACAGGCGCTCGAGGATGCCGAAGCTGCGGCACAGTCGGCGCGGGCGCAGCTCGACCTCGCGCGAGCGCAGTACTCTCAGGCGGGCTCTCGGCTCGAAGAGCTGCGGATTACCCTCGCCAACACCCGTGTGGTCTCGCCGGTCCATGGATTCGTCGGGAAGCGTTACCTCGATCCGGGTGTCCAGGTTTCCCCCGCGGGCCCCATTGTCTCCGTCGTGGACATCAGCCTCGTACGTCTCGTCGTGAATCTCGTGGAACGGGACCTCCGGCGGGTGCAACCTGGCGTGCCCGCGGTGGTCCAGGTGGACGCGTATCCCGGAGAAGCCTTCAAGGGTCGCGTGGCACGCCTCGCGCCCGTGCTGGATCCGGCAACGCGCACCGCGCAGATGGAGGTCGAGGTCCCGAATTCGGACTCGCGGCTGAAGCCTGGGATGTACGCCCGGGTCAGTCTGCAGACCGCGCATAGTCAAGATGCTCTCGTGGTGCCCAGAAACGCGGTGGTCGACCAGGAGGGCCGACGCGGCGTGTTCCTGGTGAACGAGCGGACGGCGCGCTTCACCGAGATTCGCACGGGCATCGAGGAACCCCAGCGAGTCGAGGTGGTGAGCGGCCTGAGCGAAGGCCAGCAGGTCGTCACAACCGGCGCGGCGGGCCTCCGGCACGGTGACGCGGTGCAGGTGGCCGACCAGCGAAGCGGCAACGGAACGTCTCGAGCTGAAAACAGGCCGACAGCACGGAAGCCACGCAGTGAAGACTGA
- a CDS encoding MMPL family transporter, whose translation MSIPRLAIHRPVTVFMLCSVVLLLGSVALLRLPVDLMPDLEMPSLTIRVNYEGVGPREIEESITRPIERSVAAVAGLDQINSSSNEGSSQVRLNFTWGTDIDVAADDVRARLDRVRGQLPEDADAPTLYKFDSSQFPIVFIAVAGDFDPVTLRELTENDLMPRFERISGVAAVEVRGGLARQILVELSREKTTALGLPVDQVVQLLQSENQNVPIGEIDEGDLTYLLRSPGQFTDLDDIRNIAVMTRGGVSSATPQTASSGFGVPVYLRDVAEVRDGTEDRRSYVTLDGKPGIRLTITKQSGENTVAVAERISAEVERINREMPSVNLRITRDMSIFIQQSIAAVREAVLLGSVLVVLIIFIFLRSFRSTLIICVSIPISIIGTFALLYFGGYTLNTMTFGGLALGVGMIVDASIVVLENAQRHMELGKDRVQAAIDGSEEMWSAIVASTLTHIAVFVPLFFLAGFSSILFRQLSVVVIFSLMMSLFVAVTLVPVLCALLLKAPVKGEARRGWSGRMFETSERWLQRVDDGYRGFLHRALAHRPTVLATGTGLFVLALFILPLLSFELMPQTDEGEVDVDIELPVGTRIERTEQVLIQMEQMVREAVPEAISLFTEGGGGGWRGGSTHEGEIEIQLTRKEERSRSSEEIAQALRRELSGLPGVEVRARASGGNFALNRILGDQAESRLSLEIRGYDLEDARRLSLAARDAMQTLPGITDVRIDREEGRPEMAIRVDRDKAATLGMGVGQVADTLQTNIAGRQAAFYRERGEEYPIIVRLREEDRRRVTDVGDVLVTTPSGSIVQAKNLLNLQPDAGPTEIDRKNQQRITTVNAEIEVPLSEAVSRVREILPRLDIPHDFTVGFGAELEEQQKTFRQLQLLLVLAILLVYAVMASQYESLRDPFIIMFSVPLAAIGVVGILWLTNTAFSLQAFIGAIMLAGIVVNNAILLVDYTITLRRRDKVPLREAVELAGRTRLRPILITTLTTVLGLVPMSLGYGEGAELQAPLARVVIGGLITSTLITLVFVPTLYTIFEEGFRGLRRAPGREPAAQAPEVAVGRRA comes from the coding sequence ATGAGCATCCCACGCCTCGCCATCCACCGTCCTGTCACCGTCTTCATGCTCTGTAGCGTCGTCCTGCTGCTCGGCTCGGTGGCCCTTCTTCGCTTGCCCGTTGATCTGATGCCGGATCTCGAGATGCCGAGCCTGACGATCCGGGTCAACTACGAGGGCGTCGGGCCGCGCGAAATCGAGGAATCGATCACTCGGCCGATCGAGCGATCCGTCGCGGCCGTGGCTGGCCTCGATCAGATCAATTCGAGCTCGAACGAGGGCAGCAGCCAGGTGCGCCTCAACTTCACGTGGGGCACCGACATCGACGTCGCCGCCGACGATGTGCGTGCCCGGCTCGATCGCGTGCGGGGCCAGCTTCCAGAGGATGCCGACGCGCCCACGCTCTACAAGTTCGACTCGTCGCAGTTCCCAATTGTCTTCATTGCGGTCGCTGGCGACTTCGATCCGGTGACGCTGCGCGAGCTCACGGAGAACGATCTCATGCCGCGCTTCGAGCGCATCTCGGGTGTCGCGGCGGTTGAGGTGCGGGGCGGCCTCGCCCGACAGATTCTCGTCGAGCTCTCGCGCGAAAAGACGACGGCGCTCGGACTCCCGGTCGATCAGGTGGTCCAGCTCCTCCAGAGCGAGAATCAGAACGTCCCGATCGGCGAAATCGACGAAGGCGACCTCACGTATCTCCTTCGCAGCCCAGGCCAGTTCACGGATCTGGACGACATTCGCAATATTGCCGTGATGACGCGCGGTGGCGTCTCGTCAGCGACGCCGCAGACGGCGTCGTCTGGTTTCGGCGTCCCGGTCTACCTGCGCGATGTGGCCGAGGTGCGCGACGGGACCGAGGATCGGCGCTCCTACGTGACGCTCGATGGAAAACCTGGCATCCGCCTGACCATCACGAAGCAGTCTGGCGAGAACACGGTCGCCGTGGCCGAGAGGATCAGCGCGGAGGTCGAGCGCATCAACCGCGAGATGCCAAGCGTCAATTTGCGGATCACGCGCGATATGTCGATCTTCATCCAGCAGTCGATTGCCGCGGTGCGCGAGGCGGTGCTGCTCGGCTCCGTGCTGGTCGTCCTGATCATCTTCATCTTCCTGCGAAGCTTTCGCTCGACGCTGATCATCTGCGTGTCGATCCCGATCTCGATCATCGGCACGTTTGCGTTGCTCTATTTCGGTGGCTACACGCTGAACACGATGACCTTCGGGGGGCTCGCGCTCGGGGTGGGCATGATCGTCGACGCCTCGATCGTGGTGCTCGAGAACGCCCAGCGGCACATGGAACTGGGCAAGGATCGCGTGCAGGCGGCCATCGATGGCAGCGAGGAAATGTGGTCGGCAATCGTGGCCTCCACGCTGACCCACATCGCCGTCTTCGTGCCGCTCTTCTTCCTCGCCGGCTTCTCGAGCATCCTCTTCAGGCAGCTCTCGGTCGTGGTGATCTTCTCGCTCATGATGTCGCTGTTCGTGGCGGTGACGCTCGTGCCGGTGCTCTGCGCGCTGCTGCTGAAGGCGCCCGTCAAGGGCGAGGCGCGTCGCGGGTGGTCCGGCCGCATGTTCGAGACGAGCGAGCGGTGGCTCCAGCGCGTCGATGACGGCTACCGAGGCTTCCTGCATCGTGCGCTCGCTCACCGGCCGACGGTGCTCGCCACCGGAACAGGCCTGTTCGTCCTTGCCCTCTTCATCCTGCCGCTGCTCTCCTTCGAGCTGATGCCGCAGACCGATGAGGGTGAGGTCGATGTCGACATCGAGCTGCCCGTGGGCACGCGCATCGAGCGGACCGAACAGGTCCTGATCCAGATGGAACAGATGGTTCGAGAGGCGGTCCCGGAGGCGATAAGCCTTTTCACGGAAGGCGGCGGTGGCGGATGGCGGGGCGGCTCGACGCACGAGGGTGAGATCGAAATCCAGCTGACCCGCAAGGAGGAGCGATCGCGCTCCAGCGAGGAGATCGCACAGGCGCTGCGGCGAGAGCTGTCGGGCCTCCCCGGCGTGGAGGTGCGTGCCCGCGCTTCGGGCGGCAATTTTGCGCTGAACCGTATCCTGGGCGACCAGGCCGAATCCCGTCTCTCGCTCGAGATTCGCGGGTACGATCTCGAGGACGCCAGGCGCCTATCCTTGGCGGCCCGGGACGCCATGCAGACCCTTCCAGGCATTACCGACGTCCGTATCGACCGCGAGGAGGGGCGTCCCGAGATGGCGATTCGGGTCGACCGTGACAAGGCAGCCACACTCGGCATGGGGGTGGGGCAGGTTGCCGACACGCTGCAGACCAACATCGCTGGTAGACAGGCGGCCTTCTATCGCGAGCGCGGCGAGGAGTACCCGATTATCGTGCGTCTTCGCGAAGAGGACCGGCGGCGCGTGACCGACGTGGGCGACGTGCTCGTCACGACCCCGTCCGGGAGCATCGTCCAAGCAAAGAACCTCCTGAACCTGCAGCCCGACGCTGGTCCTACCGAGATCGACCGGAAGAATCAGCAGCGGATCACCACCGTGAACGCGGAGATCGAGGTGCCGCTCAGCGAAGCCGTTTCCCGCGTCCGGGAGATCCTGCCTCGGCTCGATATTCCGCACGACTTCACGGTGGGATTTGGTGCGGAGCTCGAGGAGCAGCAGAAGACGTTCCGGCAGCTCCAGTTGTTGCTCGTGCTCGCGATTCTCCTGGTCTATGCGGTGATGGCATCGCAGTACGAGTCGCTCCGCGATCCGTTCATCATCATGTTCTCCGTCCCGCTCGCGGCGATTGGCGTTGTCGGCATCCTGTGGCTCACCAACACAGCGTTCAGCTTGCAAGCGTTCATTGGGGCCATCATGCTGGCGGGCATCGTGGTGAACAACGCCATTCTGCTCGTGGACTACACCATCACGCTCCGGCGCAGAGACAAGGTGCCGCTGCGTGAAGCCGTGGAGCTCGCTGGCCGCACACGACTCCGGCCCATCTTGATCACCACCCTCACGACCGTCCTCGGTCTCGTGCCCATGTCGCTCGGCTATGGTGAGGGCGCCGAGCTACAGGCCCCCCTCGCGCGCGTGGTGATTGGCGGGCTCATCACGTCCACGCTCATCACGCTGGTGTTCGTGCCAACGCTGTACACCATCTTCGAGGAAGGCTTCAGGGGCTTGCGCCGAGCGCCTGGCCGGGAGCCTGCAGCGCAAGCGCCCGAGGTGGCGGTCGGCAGGCGCGCGTAA
- a CDS encoding PIN domain-containing protein, translated as MLVHLDTSLLVDAFTGTGRSLEALRTATADGDVITFSTIVLYEWLRGPRAEGEKEAVDQFFASDMLAVFGAREAERAAALYRQVKRARQRQADLAIAACALEHSACLWTLNRADFDDISELTLYER; from the coding sequence ATGTTGGTTCATCTGGATACATCGCTGCTGGTCGATGCCTTTACTGGGACTGGACGTTCCCTGGAAGCCCTCCGCACGGCGACAGCAGACGGTGACGTCATCACCTTCTCGACCATCGTGTTGTACGAGTGGCTTCGTGGACCGAGGGCAGAAGGCGAGAAGGAAGCGGTCGACCAGTTCTTCGCGTCTGACATGCTCGCGGTCTTTGGTGCGCGTGAGGCAGAGCGCGCTGCGGCGCTGTACCGACAGGTGAAGCGAGCGCGGCAGCGCCAGGCCGACCTCGCGATCGCCGCATGCGCCCTCGAGCATAGTGCCTGCCTCTGGACACTCAATCGCGCGGACTTCGACGACATCTCGGAGCTCACACTCTATGAACGGTAG